TGAATGCACCAGGCCAGCAAATGGGCCAGGTTCTCTCCCCGGGGAGCAACCATCTCCGCGCCCAGCAACCGACCGCTCTGCTTGTCGGCATAGACGCGAATGGTGCCGCGGTTCTTGCCCATGATCAGGGCGCGGCCCACAGGAGCTATTTTCATTTCTCCCACTTTGAAGCTGTCTGCTTCGAGATCGGCAAATCGGCTTCCCACACTGATGATGTTGGGATCACTGAATACGATAGCCAGAGGCGTTTTGCGCTGGAAGGCGCGGATTTCATCATGACCGGCGTTGTACCCGGCGATTTTGCCCTCGTCTCCGGCTTCATGGAGAATGGGGCGGTCGGCGTTCACATCCCCCGCGAGGAACAGGGGGTGGTCGCCGATCTGCATGGTATTGGGGTTGTAGGCAGGGATGCCTCTTTCATCCAGGGCTATGCCCAGCTTGTCCAGACCCAGCCTGTCCAGATTCGGACGGCGGCCCAGGCTGGCAAATATCTTGTCCACCACCACGCTGTTCTCACCCGCCGTCACCCTGAGACGGCCATCAGGTTCTTCGGTGATCTCCGCGCCCTGGCCAAGCCACAGGGGAAACTCCTTGCCAATGACCTCGATGGCGGCCTTGTTGACTTCGGGATCCGTGATGCCGCCGATGTTTTCAGACAGGTCGATGCCGGTGACTTTCACCCCCAGGCGGGCGATGGCTTGTCCCAGTTCCAGCCCAATGACCCCAAGGCCGATGACCGCCATGGAAGCTGGCAGGTCTTCCAGCTCAAAGAACTCATCCGTGGTAACGATACGGTCGCCAAAGGCCTTCCAGGCTTCCGGGACAATAGGCGTGGAGCCCGTGGCAATCACAAATTTTTCGGCACGAATGCGCTGACCATCTTCCAGTTCCACCACCCCAGGCTCGACAAAGCGCGCATATTGCTGGATGAATACATCCTCGCTCAAATGATCGGTGCTGTTGGACAGAACACGATCGACGAAGTTGTCGCGCAGATCCCGGGTATGCTCCAGTGCCTCGGGAATGTCCATTTTCAACTGTTCGCCACCTTCGATGCCTTCCCGTACGAACAGACTGCGGCGATGAAAGTCTTCCGCCACCTGGATAATCGCCTTGGAAGGCATGCAGCCCACGCGGGCGCAGGTGGTGCCGGGCTCGCCGCCGTTGATGAGCACAAAATCCTTCTCTGCACGCTTTACGCGTCCCATGGCATTGAGGCCGGCAGTACCGGATCCTATGATGGCCACATCGACTTTTCTTTCTTCCACGATTCTTCCTCAGGCTTGTTATTTGTAACAGCCGACTATTCTAACGGGTTTGAGGAAGCATCACATACCGGGTTGGGGTGTGGGAATCGCCACAGGTGGCCGGGAGCGGGGGGCAGGCGCCAACGGGTAGGGTGGCGGATAAGGCACCGATGGCGGAGTGTTGCGCAAATACCAGGAGGGATGCGGTGCCGCAGGGTAGCCCCGGGGGCTGAATGCATGATGCCCGGACCGGTCATGGGAGCCTGCGCCCATGGCAAAGCGCAAACAGAAAAAAGCCTGGGCCTGTTGCAAAGGCAGCAATACGAGACAGGAAAGCAACAGGATCCTGCGGGTTCCGGGCATGGCAAGTTCCAAAAAAACGGATGAGTTCAGAACAGTATGGCAGATTCCGGAGAATTTTCTGCACGGCCTTGAAATTCCCGGGCTGTGCCCCAAGATAAAGCCCGATTCTCTACCATATTCAACACATTGATCAGGAGTTTTCTGCACATGACCGTAGAAGCACACAAGGAAACCATGGAATTTCAGGCGGAAGTCAGTCAGGTACTGAACCTGGTGATCCGCTCTTTGTACAGCAACAAGGAAATCTTTTTGCGCGAACTGATTTCAAATGCTTCCGATGCAGCGGAGAAGCTGCGCTTCGAGGCGTTGTCCGATGACGCTTTGTTCGAGGATGACCCAAATCTGCGCATCCGGGTCTGGACAGACAAGGAGGCTGGCACTCTTACCGTGGCAGACAACGGCATCGGCATGACCCGCGATGAAGTCATGGATACCATCGGCACCATCGC
This sequence is a window from Thiolapillus brandeum. Protein-coding genes within it:
- a CDS encoding dihydrolipoyl dehydrogenase, with protein sequence MEERKVDVAIIGSGTAGLNAMGRVKRAEKDFVLINGGEPGTTCARVGCMPSKAIIQVAEDFHRRSLFVREGIEGGEQLKMDIPEALEHTRDLRDNFVDRVLSNSTDHLSEDVFIQQYARFVEPGVVELEDGQRIRAEKFVIATGSTPIVPEAWKAFGDRIVTTDEFFELEDLPASMAVIGLGVIGLELGQAIARLGVKVTGIDLSENIGGITDPEVNKAAIEVIGKEFPLWLGQGAEITEEPDGRLRVTAGENSVVVDKIFASLGRRPNLDRLGLDKLGIALDERGIPAYNPNTMQIGDHPLFLAGDVNADRPILHEAGDEGKIAGYNAGHDEIRAFQRKTPLAIVFSDPNIISVGSRFADLEADSFKVGEMKIAPVGRALIMGKNRGTIRVYADKQSGRLLGAEMVAPRGENLAHLLAWCIQKEMTVGELIQMPFYHPVMEEALQAALTSLYHQVEAKNAGPIAELISID